One region of Carya illinoinensis cultivar Pawnee chromosome 8, C.illinoinensisPawnee_v1, whole genome shotgun sequence genomic DNA includes:
- the LOC122319095 gene encoding FT-interacting protein 7: MTKLVVEVHDANDLMPKDGQGSASPFVEVDFDEQRQRTQTKHNDLNPYWNENLLFDLNNPSGLPSKTIDVVVYHDGKGGHHKNFLGRVRIYGVSVPFAESEATVQRYPLDKRGLFSHIKGDISLRIYLIHDPSSANYTPPPQATGVEVDKGTPLQEININKLEEQQEESRVYEEKKKKKKEKEVRTFHSVGTGTGGPAPPPQPSMSSGFGFETGHMKEKAAAAVETRTDFARAAAGPASVMHMQAFPTRQNPEFALRETSPPLAARRRYLGGYRGGDKTMSTYDLVEQMHYLYVNVVKARDLPVMDVTGSLDPYVEVKLGNYKGVTKHLEKNQNPVWKQVFAFSKDRLQSNLLEVTLKDKDMITKDDFVGRVSFDLNELPVRLPPDSPLAPQWYKLEDKKGIKDQGEIMLAVWMGTQADECFPEAWLSDAHNISHANLSDTRSKVYFSPKLYYLRVHAIGAQDLIPSERGRASVPYLKVQVGNQLRVTTSSGKPVAANNPIWDDTLWFVVSDPLEDVITVSVEDRVAPGKEEILGRVVISLREVPIRTNETAKLPDPRWYNLHKHAVGAEEETEKKKEKFSSKIHLGLWVDAVYHVLDEATHFSSDLQPSLKHLRKPSIGILELGILSAQNLHPMKGKDGGTTDAYCVAKYGNKWIRTRTLLNTLAPRWNEQYTWDVYDPCTVITIGVFDNSHVNGSKDDGARDQRIGKVRIRLSTLETDRVYTHFYPLLVLQPSGLKKHGELQLALRFTCTAWANMVAQYGKPLLPKMHYVQPIPVRHIEWLRYQATHIVAARLGRAEPPLRREAVEYMLDVDYNMWSLRRSKANFFRIMALISGVSAVFRWLRDICYWRNPITTCLVHFLFLILVCYPELILPTIFLYLFVIGIWNYRFRQRDPPHMDARLSKAEFSGPDELDEEFDTFPTTRQTDIVRMRYDRLRSVAGRVQTVVGDLATQGERALAILSWRDPRATAIFIIFSLIWAIFIYITPFQVVAVLVGLYLLRHPRLRGKLPSVPVNFFKRLPSKSEMLL; this comes from the coding sequence ATGACCAAATTGGTGGTTGAGGTTCACGATGCCAATGACCTCATGCCCAAAGATGGTCAAGGCTCCGCCAGCCCCTTCGTGGAGGTAGATTTCGATGAGCAGCGGCAACGGACCCAAACCAAGCACAATGACCTCAATCCCTACTGGAACGAGAATCTCCTCTTCGACTTGAACAACCCCAGTGGCCTCCCCAGCAAGACCATTGATGTCGTGGTTTACCACGACGGGAAAGGCGGCCACCACAAGAACTTCCTCGGCCGTGTCAGAATATACGGTGTCTCAGTCCCTTTCGCCGAGTCTGAAGCCACCGTCCAGCGCTACCCGCTTGACAAACGGGGCCTCTTCTCTCACATCAAAGGCGATATTTCACTCAGAATTTACCTCATACACGATCCTTCTTCTGCTAATTATACTCCTCCACCACAAGCTACTGGTGTCGAAGTCGACAAGGGCACGCCCTTGCAAGAGATCAACATTAACAAGCTCgaagaacaacaagaagaaaGCAGGGTCTacgaggaaaagaagaagaagaagaaggagaaagaaGTGAGAACCTTTCACTCTGTTGGAACCGGTACCGGCGGTCCTGCTCCTCCACCACAACCTTCAATGTCCTCCGGATTTGGGTTTGAGACCGGGCATATGAAGGAAAAGGCAGCAGCGGCAGTGGAAACCAGAACCGATTTTGCACGGGCGGCTGCAGGCCCGGCGAGTGTCATGCACATGCAGGCCTTTCCCACGAGACAGAACCCAGAGTTCGCGTTAAGGGAGACTAGCCCTCCACTGGCAGCACGTCGGCGCTACCTAGGAGGCTACCGAGGAGGGGACAAGACAATGAGTACATATGATCTAGTGGAGCAGATGCACTACTTGTATGTGAACGTGGTGAAGGCCAGAGATCTTCCTGTCATGGACGTCACAGGAAGCCTCGATCCCTATGTGGAAGTCAAGCTTGGGAACTACAAAGGCGTTACAAAACATTTGGAGAAGAACCAGAATCCGGTGTGGAAGCAGGTCTTCGCATTTTCAAAGGACAGGTTGCAATCTAACCTGCTGGAAGTGACTCTGAAAGATAAGGATATGATTACGAAAGATGATTTTGTTGGGAGAGTTAGTTTTGACCTCAATGAACTGCCTGTTCGGCTGCCACCGGATAGCCCCTTGGCTCCTCAGTGGTACAAATTGGAGGACAAGAAGGGGATCAAGGACCAAGGGGAGATTATGCTGGCGGTTTGGATGGGAACACAGGCTGATGAGTGCTTTCCTGAGGCATGGCTCTCCGATGCACACAACATCAGCCATGCAAACCTCTCCGATACGCGATCAAAGGTCTACTTTTCCCCCAAGCTATACTACCTTAGAGTTCATGCAATTGGAGCTCAGGATCTTATTCCTTCTGAAAGAGGCCGAGCTTCCGTGCCATACTTGAAGGTACAGGTTGGGAATCAGCTGAGAGTCACCACGTCTTCCGGGAAGCCTGTTGCTGCTAATAACCCGATTTGGGATGACACGCTCTGGTTTGTGGTATCGGATCCTTTAGAAGATGTCATAACCGTGTCGGTTGAGGACAGGGTGGCACCTGGCAAGGAAGAGATCTTAGGCAGGGTGGTCATTTCGCTTAGAGAGGTCCCAATAAGAACCAACGAGACAGCCAAGCTCCCGGATCCCCGCTGGTATAATCTCCACAAGCATGCTGTGGGAGCTGAAGAGGAGAccgagaagaagaaagaaaagttcTCGAGCAAGATCCACCTTGGCCTCTGGGTGGACGCAGTTTACCATGTTCTTGATGAGGCCACGCATTTCAGCAGTGACCTGCAGCCCTCGTTGAAGCACCTCAGAAAACCAAGCATTGGAATTCTTGAACTTGGGATTCTAAGTGCCCAGAACTTGCATCCGATGAAGGGAAAGGATGGTGGAACTACTGATGCATATTGCGTGGCGAAGTATGGGAACAAATGGATTCGAACAAGAACGCTTCTCAACACCCTGGCTCCTCGCTGGAATGAGCAGTATACGTGGGATGTTTATGACCCGTGTACCGTGATCACCATAGGTGTCTTCGATAATTCGCATGTCAATGGAAGCAAAGATGATGGAGCAAGAGATCAAAGGATTGGGAAGGTGAGAATTCGACTATCGACGTTAGAAACTGATCGAGTTTATACCCATTTCTATCCATTGTTGGTTCTCCAACCATCCGGTTTGAAGAAGCATGGGGAACTTCAATTGGCGTTGAGGTTCACTTGTACAGCTTGGGCTAACATGGTCGCTCAATACGGAAAGCCCCTGCTTCCGAAAATGCATTATGTTCAGCCCATACCGGTTAGGCACATTGAATGGCTTCGGTACCAGGCAACGCATATTGTGGCAGCAAGGCTAGGCCGAGCAGAGCCACCGCTCCGGCGTGAAGCTGTGGAGTACATGCTTGATGTGGATTACAATATGTGGAGCCTCAGGAGAAGCAAGGCCAACTTTTTCCGAATAATGGCGCTTATCTCTGGGGTTTCGGCTGTTTTTAGATGGTTACGGGACATATGTTACTGGAGAAACCCGATTACAACTTGTCTTGTGCACTTCTTGTTCTTGATATTGGTTTGCTACCCAGAACTGATCTTGCCCACGATTTTCCTGTACTTGTTCGTGATTGGGATTTGGAACTATCGGTTCAGGCAAAGAGACCCACCTCACATGGATGCACGGCTTTCAAAAGCAGAGTTTTCAGGTCCAGATGAGCTGGATGAGGAATTCGACACATTCCCAACGACTAGACAAACTGATATTGTAAGGATGAGGTATGACCGGTTGCGGAGTGTGGCGGGTAGGGTTCAAACAGTAGTCGGAGATTTGGCAACACAAGGGGAAAGGGCTTTAGCGATTCTAAGCTGGAGAGATCCAAGGGCTACGGcaatcttcatcatcttctcatTGATCTGGGCCATATTTATTTACATTACTCCATTCCAAGTAGTTGCAGTGCTGGTTGGGCTGTACCTGCTTCGGCATCCCCGGCTCAGAGGCAAGTTACCTTCCGTACCTGTCAATTTCTTCAAGAGATTGCCGAGCAAGTCGGAGATGCTGCTATGA
- the LOC122319096 gene encoding threonylcarbamoyladenosine tRNA methylthiotransferase isoform X2: MDDIEDLVVGAGAPPGFRLPLSSVGVNLKKKRNDKFYQTQDSPSPKIPGTQSDSEYMAGQLSAFGYSLSDNPQEADLWLINTCTVKSPSQSAMDTLIAKCKIAKKPLVVAGCVPQGSRDLKELEGISIVGVQQIDRVVEVVEETLKGHEVRLLNRKTLPVLDLPKVRRNKFVEILPINVGCLGACTYCKTKHARGHLGSYTIDSLVGRVKSVIADGVKEIWLSSEDTGAYGRDIGVNLPILLNAIVSELPPDASTMLRIGMTNPPFMLEHLKEIAEVLCHPCVYSFLHVPVQSGSDAVLSAMNREYTESEFRTVVDTLIELVPGMQIATDIICGFPGETNEDFAQTVSLIKKYKFPQVHISQFYPRPGTPAARMKKVPSAVVKKRSRELTSVFEAFTPYNGMEGRIERIWITEVAADGIHLVGHTKGYVQVLVVAPESMLGVSAIVKITSVGRWSVFGEVMETINHKNHKSVSRKDTGEDKFSPCSNACESYECTREPEPCACCGPESCVGQTPLEESAASRNSMFPEDLNSRYLIGWLLRKRKNHANKRVEGEIASGSKRKQEWTQGSIGEWSVVDKALLGGMLASFFAIMALLILLGIRSMRSN; the protein is encoded by the exons atggacGACATAGAGGATTTGGTAGTGGGAGCTGGTGCTCCTCCTGGGTTTCGCTTGCCTTTAAGCAGCGTTGGAGTGAATCTCAAGAAGAAGAGGAACGATAAGTTCTATCAAACCCAAGACTCACCCTCTCCCAAAATCCCTGGCActcag AGCGACAGTGAATACATGGCTGGTCAGCTTTCAGCTTTTGGCTACTCGTTAAGTGACAATCCGCAGGAAGCAGACCTGTGGCTAATAAACAC ATGCACAGTGAAATCTCCGAGTCAGTCTGCCATGGACACTCTAATAGCAAAATGCAAAATTGCAAAAAAGCCCCTAGTGGTGGCAGGGTGTGTGCCTCAAGGAAGTCGAGACTTGAAAGAACTCGAAGGGATCAGTATAGTCGGAGTCCAGCAAATTGACCGAGTGGTTGAAGTTGTGGAAGAGACCTTGAAAGGTCATGAGGTGCGGCTATTGAATCGCAAGACATTGCCAGTGCTTGACCTCCCAAAG GTGAGAAGGAACAAGTTTGTTGAGATTCTTCCAATTAATGTTGGTTGTTTAGGTGCTTGTACTTATTGCAAGACAAAGCATGCTCGTGGTCATTTAGGGAGCTACACGATTGATAGCCTT GTTGGGCGCGTAAAATCTGTTATAGCTGATGGAGTGAAGGAGATATGGTTGAGCAGTGAAGATACCGGAGCCTATG GTCGTGACATTGGGGTCAATCTTCCGATTTTGTTAAATGCAATTGTTTCTGAGCTTCCTCCTGATGCAAGCACGATGCTTCGGATTGGGATGACAAACCCTCCTTTTATGCTCGAGCACTTGAAAGAGATAGCAGAGGTTTTGTGTCACCCATGTGTATACTCATTTCTACATGTACCGGTTCAATCTGGGAGTGATGCTGTCTTAAGT GCAATGAATCGGGAATATACTGAGAGCGAGTTTAGGACTGTGGTTGATACCTTGATTGAGCTTGTGCCTGGGATGCAGATAGCAACCGATATCATATGTGGATTTCCTG GTGAAACGAATGAAGATTTTGCTCAAACTGTCAGTCTTATTAAGAAGTACAAGTTCCCTCAAGTTCATATATCTCAGTTTTATCCTCGACCGG GGACGCCTGCTGCAAGGATGAAAAAGGTTCCAAGTGCTGTAGTGAAGAAACGAAGTCGTGAGTTGACTTCTGTTTTTGAAGCTTTCACACCATATAATGGAATGGAGGGCAGAATAGAAAGAATATGGATAACTGAAGTTGCAGCAGATGGAATTCACCTG GTTGGCCATACCAAGGGATACGTGCAGGTGCTCGTGGTTGCTCCAGAAAGTATGCTGGGAGTTTCAGCTATTGTGAAGATAACATCTGTGGGAAGGTGGTCAGTTTTTGGAGAGGTGATGGAGACTATCAACCACAAAAATCATAAATCAGTGTCAAGAAAGGATACTGGCGAGGATAAATTTTCCCCTTGCTCCAACGCTTGTGAAAGTTATGAGTGTACAAGAGAACCGGAACCCTGTGCTTGTTGCGGACCCGAAAGCTGTGTAGGGCAGACTCCTTTAGAGGAAAGTGCCGCTTCAAGGAATTCCATGTTTCCAGAAGATCTAAACAGCCGATACTTGATCGGATGGTTATTAAGAAAGCGGAAGAACCACGCCAACAAAAGAGTGGAGGGAGAAATTGCCTCGGGATCCAAGAGAAAGCAAGAATGGACCCAAGGAAGCATTGGTGAGTGGAGTGTAGTCGATAAGGCCCTGCTGGGTGGAATGCTTGCGAGTTTCTTTGCTATCATGGCTTTACTGATACTACTAGGTATTCGGTCTATGAGATCCAATTAA
- the LOC122318637 gene encoding uncharacterized protein LOC122318637 — MNSLLAFCLVVSSPAAARVWSPITPNKQEQGNQQVIVKEGHRTIVVECEPDHVHGHPNTIVSISPEQHHVHTPESIDAKAAGGISSTVNAKEYIKESSSFLPNVGHDQGLSQSSRNAERAETQVTPKELICDALGKCKHKIATAMGKAKDMVSETTHEAIDKTKEMKHKAKETELLRLWPI, encoded by the coding sequence ATGAATTCCCTGCTGGCCTTTTGTCTCGTTGTCTCTTCACCGGCTGCAGCCAGAGTGTGGTCTCCAATTACTCCAAATAAGCAGGAGCAAGGAAATCAGCAAGTGATTGTTAAAGAAGGCCATAGAACGATTGTTGTCGAATGTGAACCGGATCATGTTCATGGCCACCCCAACACCATAGTCTCTATCTCACCCGAACAACACCATGTCCATACGCCCGAGTCTATTGATGCCAAAGCTGCAGGGGGTATCTCATCTACCGTAAACGCTAAGGAGTATATCAAAGAATCCTCATCTTTCCTTCCAAATGTCGGTCATGATCAAGGCCTTTCACAATCATCAAGGAACGCTGAGAGAGCAGAGACCCAAGTTACTCCTAAGGAGCTCATATGCGATGCCTTGGGAAAATGCAAGCACAAGATAGCTACTGCAATGGGAAAGGCTAAAGACATGGTTTCCGAGACGACACACGAGGCTATTGACAAGACGAAGGAGATGAAGCACAAGGCAAAGGAGACTGAACTGTTGCGCCTCTGGCCTAtctaa
- the LOC122318152 gene encoding transmembrane protein 205-like yields MAKEEVVEKAKEAKETADKLKKETKKELRGLVGRGRDVGRGALRYAKSTEARRSVMFVFNLLGLATAYGMCVWITFISSYILAGAMPKQQFGMMQSKIYPMYFSAMAASIGAALVGFMLGNTKSLFLSKAEMFQGYFLLASLLMVFANLLYLEMRATKVMFERMKMEKEEGRVTEELIAEPSRPSQLQQDANPAVSTTTSASAVPAAASPEGAKLEVIRIQIVRLNGRLKKLNTYSSFLNILTLMALGWHLVYLSQRLHLSSC; encoded by the exons ATGGCTAAAGAAGAAGTGGTGGAGAAAGCCAAAGAAGCCAAAGAGACCGCGGACAAGTTAAAGAAAGAGACTAAGAAGGAATTGAGAGGGTTAGTTGGGCGAGGAAGAGATGTTGGGCGTGGTGCTTTGAGGTACGCTAAGTCCACGGAGGCAAGAAGGTCTGTGATGTTTGTTTTCAACTTGCTGGGGTTAGCCACAGCCTATGGGATGTGCGTGTGGATTACGTTCATTTCGAGCTATATACTAGCCGGCGCCATGCCGAAGCAACAGTTTGGGATGATGCAAAGCAAGATATATCCTATGTATTTCAGCGCCATGGCGGCTAGCATTGGTGCTGCTTTGGTGGGGTTCATGTTGGGAAATACCAAGAGTTTGTTCTTGAGCAAAGCTGAAATGTTTCAGGGATATTTCTTGCTGGCCTCACTTTTGATGGTTTTCGCCAATTTGCTTTACTTGGAGATGCGAGCCACTAAG GTCATGTTTGAGAGGATGAAGATGgagaaggaagaaggaagagTAACAGAGGAATTAATTGCTGAACCCAGCCGGCCCTCCCAGCTGCAACAAGATGCCAACCCTGCAGTTTCAACTACAACTAGTGCTTCTGCTGTTCCGGCAGCAGCCTCACCAGAAGGAGCGAAGCTGGAAGTAATCAGGATTCAGATTGTTAGACTAAATGGCAGGCTTAAGAAGCTAAACACCTACTCGTCTTTCCTCAACATCCTGACCTTAATGGCTCTCGGTTGGCATCTTGTTTACCTAAGTCAGCGCCTTCACTTGTCCTCCTGCTGA
- the LOC122319096 gene encoding threonylcarbamoyladenosine tRNA methylthiotransferase isoform X1 — translation MDDIEDLVVGAGAPPGFRLPLSSVGVNLKKKRNDKFYQTQDSPSPKIPGTQTIYIKTFGCSHNQSDSEYMAGQLSAFGYSLSDNPQEADLWLINTCTVKSPSQSAMDTLIAKCKIAKKPLVVAGCVPQGSRDLKELEGISIVGVQQIDRVVEVVEETLKGHEVRLLNRKTLPVLDLPKVRRNKFVEILPINVGCLGACTYCKTKHARGHLGSYTIDSLVGRVKSVIADGVKEIWLSSEDTGAYGRDIGVNLPILLNAIVSELPPDASTMLRIGMTNPPFMLEHLKEIAEVLCHPCVYSFLHVPVQSGSDAVLSAMNREYTESEFRTVVDTLIELVPGMQIATDIICGFPGETNEDFAQTVSLIKKYKFPQVHISQFYPRPGTPAARMKKVPSAVVKKRSRELTSVFEAFTPYNGMEGRIERIWITEVAADGIHLVGHTKGYVQVLVVAPESMLGVSAIVKITSVGRWSVFGEVMETINHKNHKSVSRKDTGEDKFSPCSNACESYECTREPEPCACCGPESCVGQTPLEESAASRNSMFPEDLNSRYLIGWLLRKRKNHANKRVEGEIASGSKRKQEWTQGSIGEWSVVDKALLGGMLASFFAIMALLILLGIRSMRSN, via the exons atggacGACATAGAGGATTTGGTAGTGGGAGCTGGTGCTCCTCCTGGGTTTCGCTTGCCTTTAAGCAGCGTTGGAGTGAATCTCAAGAAGAAGAGGAACGATAAGTTCTATCAAACCCAAGACTCACCCTCTCCCAAAATCCCTGGCActcag ACGATATATATTAAGACCTTTGGGTGCTCACACAACCAG AGCGACAGTGAATACATGGCTGGTCAGCTTTCAGCTTTTGGCTACTCGTTAAGTGACAATCCGCAGGAAGCAGACCTGTGGCTAATAAACAC ATGCACAGTGAAATCTCCGAGTCAGTCTGCCATGGACACTCTAATAGCAAAATGCAAAATTGCAAAAAAGCCCCTAGTGGTGGCAGGGTGTGTGCCTCAAGGAAGTCGAGACTTGAAAGAACTCGAAGGGATCAGTATAGTCGGAGTCCAGCAAATTGACCGAGTGGTTGAAGTTGTGGAAGAGACCTTGAAAGGTCATGAGGTGCGGCTATTGAATCGCAAGACATTGCCAGTGCTTGACCTCCCAAAG GTGAGAAGGAACAAGTTTGTTGAGATTCTTCCAATTAATGTTGGTTGTTTAGGTGCTTGTACTTATTGCAAGACAAAGCATGCTCGTGGTCATTTAGGGAGCTACACGATTGATAGCCTT GTTGGGCGCGTAAAATCTGTTATAGCTGATGGAGTGAAGGAGATATGGTTGAGCAGTGAAGATACCGGAGCCTATG GTCGTGACATTGGGGTCAATCTTCCGATTTTGTTAAATGCAATTGTTTCTGAGCTTCCTCCTGATGCAAGCACGATGCTTCGGATTGGGATGACAAACCCTCCTTTTATGCTCGAGCACTTGAAAGAGATAGCAGAGGTTTTGTGTCACCCATGTGTATACTCATTTCTACATGTACCGGTTCAATCTGGGAGTGATGCTGTCTTAAGT GCAATGAATCGGGAATATACTGAGAGCGAGTTTAGGACTGTGGTTGATACCTTGATTGAGCTTGTGCCTGGGATGCAGATAGCAACCGATATCATATGTGGATTTCCTG GTGAAACGAATGAAGATTTTGCTCAAACTGTCAGTCTTATTAAGAAGTACAAGTTCCCTCAAGTTCATATATCTCAGTTTTATCCTCGACCGG GGACGCCTGCTGCAAGGATGAAAAAGGTTCCAAGTGCTGTAGTGAAGAAACGAAGTCGTGAGTTGACTTCTGTTTTTGAAGCTTTCACACCATATAATGGAATGGAGGGCAGAATAGAAAGAATATGGATAACTGAAGTTGCAGCAGATGGAATTCACCTG GTTGGCCATACCAAGGGATACGTGCAGGTGCTCGTGGTTGCTCCAGAAAGTATGCTGGGAGTTTCAGCTATTGTGAAGATAACATCTGTGGGAAGGTGGTCAGTTTTTGGAGAGGTGATGGAGACTATCAACCACAAAAATCATAAATCAGTGTCAAGAAAGGATACTGGCGAGGATAAATTTTCCCCTTGCTCCAACGCTTGTGAAAGTTATGAGTGTACAAGAGAACCGGAACCCTGTGCTTGTTGCGGACCCGAAAGCTGTGTAGGGCAGACTCCTTTAGAGGAAAGTGCCGCTTCAAGGAATTCCATGTTTCCAGAAGATCTAAACAGCCGATACTTGATCGGATGGTTATTAAGAAAGCGGAAGAACCACGCCAACAAAAGAGTGGAGGGAGAAATTGCCTCGGGATCCAAGAGAAAGCAAGAATGGACCCAAGGAAGCATTGGTGAGTGGAGTGTAGTCGATAAGGCCCTGCTGGGTGGAATGCTTGCGAGTTTCTTTGCTATCATGGCTTTACTGATACTACTAGGTATTCGGTCTATGAGATCCAATTAA